Proteins found in one Cellulomonas palmilytica genomic segment:
- the ispG gene encoding flavodoxin-dependent (E)-4-hydroxy-3-methylbut-2-enyl-diphosphate synthase encodes MSVPISLGMPEAPAPVLAPRRPSRKIRVGKVEVGGDAPVSVQSMTTTLTADVNSTLQQIAELTASGCDIVRVAVPSQDDADALPAIARKSQIPVIADIHFQPKYVFAAIDAGCAAVRVNPGNIRKFDDQVGAIARAAADAGVSLRIGVNAGSLDPRLLAKYGKATPEALVESAVWEASLFEEHDFHDFKISVKHNDPVVMVRAYELLAERGDWPLHLGVTEAGPAFQGTIKSATAFGALLSKGIGDTIRVSLSAPPVEEVKVGIQILQSLNLRPRKLEIVSCPSCGRAQVDVYSLAERVTAGLEGLEVPLRVAVMGCVVNGPGEAREADLGVASGNGKGQIFVKGEVVKTVPESKIVETLIEEAMRIAETMEPSEGGTSPVVTVG; translated from the coding sequence GTGAGCGTTCCGATCTCCCTGGGTATGCCCGAGGCACCCGCACCGGTCCTGGCGCCGCGGCGCCCCTCCCGCAAGATCCGAGTCGGGAAGGTCGAGGTCGGCGGCGACGCCCCGGTGAGCGTGCAGTCGATGACGACGACGCTGACCGCGGACGTGAACTCCACGCTGCAGCAGATCGCCGAGCTCACGGCGTCCGGGTGCGACATCGTGCGCGTCGCGGTGCCGAGCCAGGACGACGCGGACGCGCTGCCCGCGATCGCGCGCAAGTCGCAGATCCCGGTGATCGCCGACATCCACTTCCAGCCGAAGTACGTGTTCGCGGCGATCGACGCGGGCTGCGCCGCGGTGCGCGTGAACCCCGGCAACATCCGCAAGTTCGACGACCAGGTCGGCGCGATCGCGAGGGCCGCGGCGGACGCGGGCGTGAGCCTGCGCATCGGCGTCAACGCCGGCTCGCTCGACCCGCGGCTGCTCGCGAAGTACGGCAAGGCGACGCCCGAGGCGCTCGTGGAGTCGGCCGTGTGGGAGGCGTCGCTGTTCGAGGAGCACGACTTCCACGACTTCAAGATCTCGGTCAAGCACAACGACCCGGTGGTCATGGTGCGCGCCTACGAGCTGCTCGCCGAGCGCGGCGACTGGCCGCTGCACCTCGGGGTGACCGAGGCCGGGCCCGCGTTCCAGGGGACGATCAAGTCCGCGACCGCGTTCGGCGCGCTGCTGAGCAAGGGCATCGGCGACACGATCCGCGTCTCGCTGTCCGCGCCGCCCGTCGAGGAGGTCAAGGTCGGGATCCAGATCCTGCAGTCGCTGAACCTGCGGCCTCGCAAGCTCGAGATCGTGTCCTGCCCGTCGTGCGGTCGCGCGCAGGTGGACGTCTACTCGCTCGCGGAGCGGGTCACGGCGGGCCTCGAGGGCCTCGAGGTGCCGCTGCGCGTCGCCGTGATGGGCTGCGTCGTCAACGGCCCCGGTGAGGCGCGCGAGGCGGACCTGGGCGTCGCGTCCGGCAACGGCAAGGGGCAGATCTTCGTCAAGGGCGAGGTCGTCAAGACCGTCCCGGAGTCGAAGATCGTGGAGACCCTCATCGAGGAGGCGATGCGCATCGCCGAGACGATGGAGCCGAGCGAAGGCGGGACCAGCCCGGTCGTCACCGTCGGCTGA
- a CDS encoding Fpg/Nei family DNA glycosylase, giving the protein MPELPEVEALAAFLRERAVGRTVTQIGVGDIAALKTFRPPPDALVGGTVVDASRHGKWLDLLVATPTGEPLHLVWHLSRAGWVRWSEKLATTPVRPGRSPLALRVRLDDASGFDLTEQGTRKRLAVHVVEDTADVPQIASLGVEPLSPEFTRERFGALLTARNQQVKGLLRDQGTIAGIGNAYSDEILHAARTSPFALTAKLSDEQADVIYAAVREVLAQAVAEASGKPAAELKDAKRRGMRVHGRTGEACPGWDGVPCGDTVHEVSFADSSLQYCPTCQTGGRPLADRRMSRLLR; this is encoded by the coding sequence GTGCCCGAGCTCCCCGAGGTCGAGGCGCTCGCCGCGTTCCTGCGCGAGCGCGCCGTCGGCCGCACCGTGACGCAGATCGGCGTGGGCGACATCGCCGCCCTCAAGACGTTCCGACCGCCGCCGGACGCGCTCGTCGGCGGCACGGTGGTCGACGCGAGCCGGCACGGCAAGTGGCTCGACCTGCTCGTCGCGACGCCGACGGGCGAGCCCCTGCACCTCGTGTGGCACCTGTCCCGCGCGGGGTGGGTGCGCTGGTCGGAGAAGCTCGCGACGACGCCCGTTCGCCCCGGCCGCTCGCCGCTCGCGCTGCGCGTGCGGCTCGACGACGCCTCGGGGTTCGACCTCACCGAGCAGGGCACGCGCAAGCGGCTCGCCGTGCACGTCGTCGAGGACACCGCGGACGTGCCGCAGATCGCCTCGCTCGGCGTCGAGCCGCTCTCCCCGGAGTTCACGCGCGAACGGTTCGGCGCTCTGCTGACCGCGCGCAACCAGCAGGTCAAGGGACTGCTGCGCGACCAGGGCACCATCGCGGGCATCGGCAACGCGTACTCCGACGAGATCCTGCACGCGGCCCGCACGTCACCGTTCGCGCTCACCGCCAAGCTGTCCGACGAGCAGGCGGACGTCATCTACGCGGCGGTGCGCGAGGTGCTCGCGCAGGCCGTCGCCGAGGCGTCCGGCAAGCCCGCCGCGGAGCTCAAGGACGCCAAGCGCCGCGGCATGCGCGTGCACGGGCGCACGGGCGAGGCGTGTCCGGGCTGGGACGGGGTGCCGTGCGGGGACACCGTGCACGAGGTGTCGTTCGCGGACTCGTCGCTGCAGTACTGCCCGACGTGCCAGACCGGCGGCAGACCGCTCGCCGACCGCCGCATGTCGCGGCTGCTGCGCTAG
- a CDS encoding GNAT family N-acetyltransferase produces MGPRRAMVLDRRPGARVLDDVDLGAALEVCALDPVGSVLATARIEAARATRLGSAGGALWGYQHGGSLVAVCWAGANMVPVVPVEDPAVVSDALDAFATSAARQGRRCSSIVGPAPAVLGLWNRLRTVWPGVREVRHDQPSMVIDSAPSVAVDPQVRLSRPDEFDLVLPACIAMFTEEVGYSPASGPRGPYETRVRTLIDQGRSFVRMESGPGGAPRVTFKAELGAVAGGVAQVQGVWVEPERRGMRLSEHGMAAVVEATRDHVAPVVSLYVNDYNERAIAAYRAVGFRQVGSYATVLF; encoded by the coding sequence ATGGGGCCGCGGCGCGCGATGGTGCTCGACCGCCGGCCCGGGGCACGTGTCCTGGACGACGTCGACCTCGGGGCGGCTCTCGAGGTGTGCGCGCTCGACCCGGTCGGCTCGGTGCTCGCGACCGCCCGGATCGAGGCGGCGCGGGCCACCCGGCTCGGCAGCGCGGGCGGCGCGCTGTGGGGCTACCAGCACGGCGGCTCGCTCGTCGCGGTGTGCTGGGCGGGCGCGAACATGGTGCCCGTGGTCCCGGTCGAGGACCCGGCCGTCGTCTCCGACGCGCTCGACGCGTTCGCGACGAGCGCCGCGCGCCAGGGCCGGCGCTGCTCGTCGATCGTCGGTCCCGCCCCCGCGGTCCTGGGTCTGTGGAACCGGCTGCGCACGGTGTGGCCGGGCGTGCGCGAGGTGCGCCACGACCAGCCGTCGATGGTGATCGACTCCGCGCCGTCGGTCGCGGTGGACCCACAGGTGCGCCTGTCGCGTCCCGACGAGTTCGACCTGGTGCTGCCCGCGTGCATCGCGATGTTCACCGAGGAGGTCGGCTACTCGCCGGCGAGCGGACCGCGCGGACCGTACGAGACCCGCGTGCGCACGCTCATCGACCAGGGGCGTTCGTTCGTGCGCATGGAGTCCGGACCGGGCGGTGCACCGCGCGTGACGTTCAAGGCCGAGCTCGGCGCCGTCGCCGGGGGCGTCGCCCAGGTGCAGGGCGTCTGGGTCGAGCCCGAGCGGCGCGGGATGCGGCTCTCGGAGCACGGCATGGCGGCCGTGGTCGAGGCGACGCGCGACCACGTCGCGCCCGTCGTGTCCCTGTACGTCAACGACTACAACGAGCGCGCCATCGCGGCGTACCGGGCGGTGGGCTTCCGCCAGGTCGGCTCGTACGCGACGGTGCTCTTCTAG
- a CDS encoding M50 family metallopeptidase, whose translation MAYLLGVLIALVVLLGSIALHEVGHMVPAKRFGVRVSHYFVGFGPTLWSRTRGETEYGVKAIPLGGFVRLVGMYAPAEAVGNPPARTWVGRLAADARDASAAEIHPGEDHRAFYRLSTPKKLVVMLGGPVMNLLIAFVLLAIVLMGFGVPVTSTTLDSVSQCVIPAGAEADRACTDADPAAPGAAAGLQPGDTVLSWAGTPVSSWDELSTLIRATGAEPTDVVVERDGARLDLSVTPVVAQRPAYDEDGAPVHDEDGELVTVPVGFVGVSPTVEYRSATLAQVPEEVANRTWQTVSVVATLPARVVDLVATTFGDGERGADSIVGIVGVGRLAGEVASVQGEGIDWGVRLAMLLEMLATLNIALFVFNLIPLPPLDGGHVAAALWEGGRRQVARLRRLPRPGPFDSAKLVPLAYSVFVVLGAMGVLLIYADIVDPVTIT comes from the coding sequence GTGGCGTACCTGCTCGGCGTGCTCATCGCGCTGGTCGTGCTGCTCGGGTCGATCGCGCTGCACGAGGTGGGGCACATGGTGCCCGCGAAGCGCTTCGGTGTGCGCGTGAGCCACTATTTCGTCGGGTTCGGGCCGACGCTGTGGTCGCGCACGCGCGGCGAGACGGAGTACGGCGTCAAGGCGATCCCGCTGGGCGGCTTCGTGCGGCTCGTCGGCATGTACGCGCCTGCCGAGGCCGTGGGCAACCCGCCCGCGCGCACGTGGGTGGGGCGGCTGGCCGCGGACGCGCGGGACGCGAGCGCCGCGGAGATCCACCCCGGTGAGGACCACCGCGCGTTCTACCGGCTGTCGACGCCGAAGAAGCTCGTAGTGATGCTCGGCGGCCCCGTGATGAACCTGCTGATCGCGTTCGTCCTGCTCGCGATCGTGCTCATGGGCTTCGGCGTCCCGGTGACCTCGACGACCCTCGACTCCGTCTCGCAGTGCGTGATCCCTGCGGGCGCCGAGGCGGACCGCGCGTGCACCGACGCCGACCCGGCCGCGCCGGGGGCGGCCGCGGGCCTGCAGCCGGGGGACACCGTGCTGAGCTGGGCCGGCACACCGGTCTCGTCGTGGGACGAGCTCTCGACGCTCATCCGTGCGACGGGTGCCGAGCCCACGGACGTCGTCGTCGAGCGCGACGGCGCCCGGCTCGACCTGAGCGTCACGCCCGTCGTCGCGCAGCGACCGGCGTACGACGAGGACGGCGCGCCCGTGCACGACGAGGACGGCGAGCTCGTCACGGTGCCCGTCGGCTTCGTCGGCGTGTCGCCGACCGTCGAGTACCGGTCGGCGACGCTCGCGCAGGTGCCCGAGGAGGTCGCGAACCGCACCTGGCAGACGGTGTCGGTCGTCGCGACGTTGCCGGCGCGCGTCGTCGACCTCGTCGCCACGACGTTCGGCGACGGCGAGCGCGGCGCGGACTCGATCGTCGGGATCGTCGGCGTCGGACGGCTCGCGGGCGAGGTCGCGTCCGTCCAGGGTGAGGGCATCGACTGGGGGGTGCGCCTGGCGATGCTCCTCGAGATGCTCGCGACGCTGAACATCGCGCTGTTCGTGTTCAACCTGATCCCGCTGCCGCCGCTCGACGGCGGGCACGTCGCAGCCGCGCTGTGGGAGGGCGGCAGGCGGCAGGTCGCGCGCCTGCGACGGCTGCCGCGACCCGGCCCGTTCGACTCGGCGAAGCTGGTCCCGCTCGCGTACTCGGTGTTCGTGGTGCTCGGCGCGATGGGCGTGCTGCTGATCTACGCGGACATCGTCGACCCGGTCACGATCACCTGA